The Fibrobacter sp. UWB2 genome window below encodes:
- a CDS encoding vWA domain-containing protein, with protein sequence MKKKWLAVIAFSLLSAACSDDNIGNFPSAVGAENPASARIESSGIESSADSPDAESSSAFSSSSVMSSSVESSAESSTESSAESSSGTESSSSATPKSSATNFLDTPFGDYEYAITDSYEGGAGAPGGFGGGFSEATTSTKGGGAGGLTGGAGGVSVTGGSPGGAGGVGGTSGAGGLDGTNNRTSGLLTAGEWNDLDNWKFWSSLLNENKYYDKTSYWKFYPKNLVAVQVVDGNNTAIANVPVELLKDGSVLFSTKTDNAGFAYCWQNLFANDNGEIVAEDYSLNVNGASYIEPLKFTLQGDEQVNVNVVVSADAQQAAAKADIAFIVDATGSMTDEIRFLISDLNYIIDHASSGNNIALRTAALFYRDLQDEYITRYDDFSDNVSTTQEFVAKQKAGGGGDYPEAVDYALEASLQKLSWNESARARIAFLILDAPAHHKDNVIESLQKSIALFAQNGIKIIPVAASGVDKDTEFMLRFFELATGGTYVFLTNDSGIGNKHIEASVGDYEVEKLADLMVRLIKKYVE encoded by the coding sequence ATGAAAAAGAAATGGTTGGCGGTTATAGCGTTTTCGCTATTGAGTGCAGCTTGTAGCGATGACAACATCGGGAATTTTCCGAGTGCAGTGGGTGCCGAAAACCCCGCAAGCGCAAGAATCGAAAGCTCAGGTATAGAAAGCTCCGCCGACAGTCCTGACGCCGAAAGCAGCTCAGCATTCTCCTCGAGTTCTGTAATGTCTTCGAGCGTTGAAAGCTCTGCAGAAAGTTCTACAGAAAGCTCCGCTGAAAGTAGCTCGGGAACAGAAAGTTCTTCAAGTGCCACGCCCAAAAGCAGCGCAACAAATTTCTTAGACACTCCCTTCGGTGACTATGAATACGCCATTACAGACAGCTACGAAGGTGGCGCTGGCGCTCCCGGTGGTTTCGGAGGCGGTTTCTCTGAAGCTACCACATCTACTAAAGGCGGCGGAGCCGGCGGCTTAACAGGCGGTGCCGGTGGCGTTAGCGTAACAGGCGGATCGCCAGGCGGCGCAGGTGGAGTCGGTGGAACGAGCGGCGCGGGAGGCCTTGATGGCACAAACAACAGAACATCAGGATTACTCACGGCAGGAGAATGGAACGACCTCGACAATTGGAAGTTCTGGAGTAGTCTCCTCAACGAAAATAAATATTACGATAAAACAAGCTACTGGAAATTCTACCCTAAGAATCTCGTAGCCGTACAAGTTGTCGATGGCAATAACACCGCCATTGCAAATGTCCCCGTGGAACTCCTTAAGGATGGCTCTGTGCTATTCTCCACAAAGACGGATAACGCCGGGTTCGCTTACTGCTGGCAGAACCTCTTTGCTAATGATAATGGCGAAATTGTTGCTGAAGATTATTCGCTTAACGTCAATGGTGCTAGCTATATCGAACCGCTCAAGTTCACCTTGCAGGGCGATGAACAAGTCAATGTCAACGTTGTCGTAAGTGCTGACGCCCAACAGGCCGCAGCAAAAGCCGATATCGCATTCATCGTGGATGCTACAGGCTCCATGACCGACGAAATCCGTTTCCTTATTTCTGACCTGAACTACATTATCGACCACGCAAGTTCGGGCAACAACATCGCTTTGCGTACGGCAGCATTGTTCTACCGCGATCTCCAAGACGAATACATCACCCGATACGATGATTTTTCAGATAACGTTTCTACGACTCAGGAATTTGTCGCCAAACAGAAAGCTGGCGGTGGTGGCGACTATCCCGAAGCTGTTGACTATGCACTTGAAGCATCCTTGCAAAAGCTTTCCTGGAACGAATCGGCTCGCGCACGTATCGCATTCTTGATTCTTGACGCTCCTGCGCACCATAAGGACAACGTCATCGAAAGCCTGCAAAAATCCATTGCACTCTTTGCCCAGAACGGCATCAAGATTATCCCGGTGGCCGCAAGCGGCGTGGACAAGGACACTGAATTTATGCTGAGATTCTTTGAACTTGCTACGGGTGGCACGTACGTATTCCTCACAAACGATAGTGGCATCGGAAATAAGCACATCGAAGCTTCTGTCGGCGATTACGAAGTGGAAAAACTCGCCGATTTGATG